The Pseudodesulfovibrio sp. zrk46 genome contains a region encoding:
- a CDS encoding phosphoribosylformylglycinamidine synthase subunit PurQ, whose amino-acid sequence MARVNALVITGYGTNCHDESAYALKTAGADNTDIVYFSDLAAGHVTMEKYNYLLCPGGFLDGDDLGAAQAAALRWRWSSTEDGNPVLDQLKGFFDNGGIILGICNGFQLLCKLGLLPAVGGKYFERQVSLSYNDSGRFEDRWVTLKTNPNSPCVFTKGLDYLEVPIRHGEGKIIPMDDVMLKEIIDNNLYAVQYIDPETKEPTQDYPFNPNGSPMGIAGLTDPTGRILGLMPHPEAYNHPTNHPSWTRGTNPDMPLGLAMLEAGVKYLKGQ is encoded by the coding sequence ATGGCTCGCGTTAACGCCCTTGTCATTACCGGATACGGTACCAACTGTCACGATGAATCCGCATACGCGCTTAAAACCGCTGGAGCGGACAATACGGATATTGTGTACTTTTCCGACCTTGCCGCAGGGCATGTTACGATGGAGAAGTATAATTACCTCCTTTGTCCTGGCGGATTTCTGGATGGTGACGATCTCGGAGCTGCACAAGCTGCAGCCCTCCGTTGGCGTTGGTCCAGCACCGAAGATGGTAACCCCGTCCTTGATCAGTTGAAAGGATTTTTTGATAACGGTGGTATCATCCTCGGCATTTGCAATGGCTTTCAGCTTTTGTGCAAGCTTGGCCTACTCCCCGCGGTAGGTGGTAAATATTTTGAACGTCAGGTCTCACTTTCCTATAACGATTCAGGTCGCTTCGAAGATCGTTGGGTCACCCTGAAGACCAACCCTAACTCTCCCTGCGTTTTCACCAAGGGGCTTGACTATCTTGAAGTGCCTATTCGTCATGGTGAGGGGAAGATTATTCCTATGGATGATGTCATGCTCAAGGAGATCATAGACAACAATTTATACGCTGTTCAGTACATCGATCCCGAAACCAAGGAGCCAACTCAAGACTACCCCTTCAACCCCAACGGTTCTCCTATGGGCATTGCTGGGCTGACCGATCCCACTGGTCGTATTCTGGGATTGATGCCTCACCCCGAGGCGTATAACCACCCTACCAATCACCCCTCTTGGACGCGTGGCACCAATCCAGACATGCCGCTTGGTTTGGCCATGTTGGAAGCTGGTGTTAAGTACCTAAAAGGTCAATAG
- a CDS encoding ATP-binding cassette domain-containing protein, whose translation MNELLRRLFRSKPLAVEIVIASLFVNILFLASPIFVIQILSRYIGYGFDGTLYTLTAGMLIALVLGMGFNVVRTKMCAAVSAEPDRQLQAAVLDALSQLKTAALDRIPQAKIQEVMAAPQTVQGAYEASRIASVLDMPFFVLFFLAVFFLSPVLAIVTLLAVIMTMIAGKMNMNRSRSVDSTMREVLVQHRGGVNSAIHGAETVRAYHGGSFLRSIWMGQVEKLAELRERIVVQKSWSLAIVQGLNSLLKVAIYAVGAKQVVMGELSVGSLIGASILSAKTLQISTSFMQSVLMMGKANDAMRMINEFIGLPREASGGTAMKQYSGRLEFKDVAIAFPGATGPLFESLNYSIEPGSVVGILGANGAGKTTLSKLVVGLLDPGRGQILADGVDLRQLAPEWWRRQIMYLPQEPTFLNGSYKENITLLNPDIDDAKLNEVVRLADLRRFLDSSATGMETFVKEGGHNLPLGIRKRLALARALVGQGRIAVFDEPTEGLDVEGAEAVFQVMNLLAKQGVTLFVVSRDPNIIKGFGSVIDLNSKPIPKVGVIQKKTAAPEQGASMKS comes from the coding sequence ATGAACGAGCTTTTAAGACGGCTGTTCCGATCCAAGCCTCTTGCGGTGGAGATTGTTATAGCATCATTGTTTGTCAACATTCTGTTTCTTGCTTCTCCAATCTTTGTCATTCAAATCCTGAGCCGTTATATCGGCTATGGTTTCGACGGAACTCTATACACACTTACGGCAGGAATGTTGATTGCCCTTGTTCTTGGAATGGGCTTCAACGTCGTCAGGACAAAGATGTGTGCTGCGGTGAGCGCAGAACCTGATCGTCAATTACAAGCCGCAGTACTTGATGCATTGTCTCAGCTTAAAACAGCTGCATTAGACCGCATTCCACAAGCTAAAATCCAAGAAGTTATGGCTGCTCCCCAAACTGTGCAAGGCGCATATGAGGCATCCCGAATCGCTTCTGTGCTGGACATGCCTTTCTTCGTATTGTTTTTTCTGGCAGTCTTTTTCCTTAGTCCTGTTCTTGCAATAGTGACTTTGTTAGCTGTGATTATGACAATGATCGCAGGTAAAATGAATATGAATCGTTCTCGCAGTGTAGACAGTACAATGCGAGAAGTTCTTGTTCAGCATCGTGGTGGTGTCAACTCAGCAATTCATGGGGCTGAGACCGTTCGTGCATATCACGGCGGTAGTTTTCTTAGAAGCATATGGATGGGACAGGTTGAGAAGCTGGCGGAGTTGCGTGAGAGGATCGTTGTTCAAAAGAGCTGGTCACTGGCTATCGTACAAGGTCTAAATTCATTGTTGAAAGTTGCAATTTATGCCGTTGGAGCTAAGCAAGTCGTTATGGGAGAACTTTCTGTTGGCTCCTTAATCGGCGCAAGCATTCTTTCTGCCAAAACACTTCAGATCTCTACAAGTTTCATGCAATCTGTTTTGATGATGGGGAAAGCAAACGACGCTATGCGCATGATCAATGAATTCATTGGCTTACCGAGAGAAGCTAGTGGTGGAACTGCCATGAAACAGTATTCTGGGCGCTTAGAATTCAAGGATGTTGCAATTGCCTTTCCGGGGGCAACAGGGCCCTTGTTTGAGTCATTGAATTACTCCATTGAACCAGGTTCTGTTGTTGGCATCCTCGGAGCAAATGGCGCAGGAAAGACAACCCTATCTAAATTAGTTGTAGGTCTCTTAGATCCCGGTCGAGGACAAATATTGGCAGATGGTGTTGACTTACGCCAGCTTGCTCCAGAGTGGTGGCGACGCCAAATAATGTATCTTCCGCAAGAACCAACATTTCTCAATGGATCGTATAAAGAGAATATTACGCTTTTGAATCCTGATATTGATGATGCTAAGCTTAATGAAGTAGTTCGTCTCGCTGATTTACGACGGTTTCTTGATAGTAGTGCAACTGGAATGGAAACTTTTGTTAAGGAAGGGGGGCATAACCTGCCACTAGGTATTCGCAAGCGTCTAGCCTTGGCTCGTGCTTTAGTTGGGCAGGGGCGTATTGCGGTATTTGACGAACCCACTGAAGGATTAGATGTTGAAGGCGCAGAAGCTGTATTTCAGGTGATGAATTTATTGGCTAAACAAGGTGTTACGCTTTTTGTCGTTTCTCGGGATCCTAATATTATTAAAGGGTTCGGTAGTGTCATCGATCTTAATAGCAAACCTATCCCTAAGGTCGGTGTCATACAGAAGAAAACAGCAGCACCTGAACAGGGTGCGTCAATGAAGTCTTAG
- the kdsA gene encoding 3-deoxy-8-phosphooctulonate synthase, with protein MSINYLYENSRSGPFILAGPCVIEGRETAMQTAEFLAEVAAKLKLPLIYKSSFDKANRTSVTSFRGPGLESGLNILSEVKEAFGLPIVTDIHHPEQAATVAEVADVIQIPAFLCRQTDLLVAAAQTGKIINIKKGQFLAPWDMKNAVEKVRASGNEQVWLTERGSTYGYNNLVVDMRSIPEMQSFDVPVVFDATHSVQIPGGLGGASGGQREYVPVLAAAAVAAGANGVFMECHPDPDNALCDGPNSQPLKKVEALLTRLKAIWEINNG; from the coding sequence TTGAGTATCAACTACCTATATGAAAATTCTCGGTCCGGCCCGTTTATTCTGGCCGGACCGTGTGTCATTGAGGGACGTGAAACAGCCATGCAAACAGCCGAATTTTTGGCTGAAGTTGCGGCTAAGTTGAAATTGCCATTAATTTACAAAAGTTCGTTCGATAAAGCGAACCGAACATCTGTGACGAGTTTTCGTGGCCCCGGTTTAGAGAGTGGACTTAATATTCTATCCGAGGTTAAAGAGGCTTTTGGACTGCCTATAGTGACAGATATTCATCATCCCGAGCAGGCAGCAACAGTAGCCGAGGTCGCAGATGTTATTCAAATCCCGGCCTTTCTTTGCCGTCAAACAGATCTGTTGGTAGCTGCAGCCCAAACTGGGAAAATTATCAACATCAAAAAAGGTCAATTCTTGGCTCCTTGGGACATGAAAAATGCTGTAGAGAAGGTGCGTGCATCTGGCAACGAACAAGTGTGGCTGACCGAGCGTGGTTCTACATATGGCTACAACAACTTGGTTGTTGACATGCGGTCCATCCCTGAGATGCAAAGCTTTGACGTTCCAGTTGTCTTTGATGCCACTCATTCTGTACAGATTCCTGGTGGCTTGGGCGGAGCTTCCGGCGGTCAACGTGAATACGTGCCTGTCCTTGCAGCCGCAGCCGTGGCTGCCGGTGCTAATGGTGTATTCATGGAATGTCATCCCGATCCAGATAATGCCCTCTGTGATGGTCCAAATAGTCAGCCGCTTAAAAAAGTCGAGGCACTACTGACCCGACTGAAGGCTATCTGGGAGATCAACAATGGATGA
- a CDS encoding CTP synthase, with protein MKTKFIFITGGVLSSLGKGLSAAAIGALLQARGLKATIQKLDPYINVDPGTMNPFQHGEVYVTDDGAETDLDLGHYERYLNTALSQQNNYTSGSIYNSVIQKERRGDYLGGTVQVIPHITDAIKEAVINLPNGEDVALIEIGGTVGDIEGQPFLEAIRQLKNDLGKENVLYIHLTLVPYIKTAGELKTKPTQHSVKELRSVGIQPDIIICRAEEELEAELKRKIALFCDVDSDAVFTGVDVSSIYEVPLKFYEEGVDQKIAIQLRLPAKNAELAPWEKLVHSLYNPKGTVKIGIIGKYVDLTEAYKSLHEALVHGGIANEVKVELEYVNSEKLNTKNFEKKLKNLDGILVPGGFGSRGVEGKILAIKYARENKVPFFGICLGMQCACIEFARNVIGLEGANSEEFDTTTPHNIIYLMKEWYDFRTKKTEVRDEGSDKGGTMRLGSYPCKLKKDTKAYEAYKTINIDERHRHRFEFNNEFIQQCEENGLVFSGTAPDESLMEIVEIPDHPWFLGCQFHPEFKSRPMDPHPLFRDFIKASKEDKANRGN; from the coding sequence ATGAAAACCAAATTCATTTTTATAACGGGTGGTGTTCTGTCCTCCTTGGGCAAAGGTTTGTCTGCTGCAGCCATTGGCGCACTCCTTCAAGCCCGTGGTCTCAAAGCGACCATTCAGAAACTCGACCCGTATATCAATGTCGATCCCGGCACCATGAACCCCTTCCAGCATGGTGAGGTTTACGTCACTGACGATGGTGCCGAAACCGACCTCGACCTGGGTCACTACGAGCGTTACTTGAATACCGCGCTGAGCCAGCAGAACAACTACACCTCCGGCTCCATCTATAATTCAGTGATCCAAAAGGAACGTCGTGGTGATTACCTCGGCGGCACTGTGCAGGTTATCCCTCACATCACTGACGCCATCAAGGAAGCGGTTATCAACCTGCCCAACGGCGAAGACGTCGCTCTCATCGAGATCGGCGGCACCGTTGGTGACATTGAAGGTCAGCCTTTTCTGGAAGCCATTCGCCAGCTCAAAAATGACTTGGGCAAGGAAAATGTTCTGTACATTCATCTTACATTGGTGCCGTACATTAAGACCGCAGGCGAACTGAAGACCAAGCCCACCCAGCACTCCGTCAAGGAGCTTCGTAGTGTGGGTATCCAGCCAGACATTATTATTTGTCGGGCAGAAGAAGAGTTGGAAGCAGAGCTTAAGCGCAAGATCGCTCTTTTCTGTGACGTCGACTCTGACGCGGTGTTTACCGGCGTAGATGTTTCCTCAATTTACGAGGTTCCTCTGAAGTTCTACGAGGAGGGTGTTGATCAGAAGATTGCTATTCAGCTCAGACTTCCCGCCAAAAACGCAGAGCTCGCTCCTTGGGAGAAGCTGGTGCACTCCCTGTACAACCCCAAGGGAACGGTTAAAATCGGTATTATCGGCAAATATGTCGACCTGACCGAAGCTTACAAGAGTCTCCACGAAGCCCTGGTACACGGTGGTATTGCCAATGAGGTTAAAGTGGAGCTTGAATATGTGAATTCTGAGAAGCTCAACACTAAGAACTTCGAGAAAAAGCTCAAAAATCTTGATGGAATTCTGGTTCCAGGCGGCTTTGGTTCCCGAGGTGTTGAAGGCAAAATTCTCGCTATCAAATATGCCCGTGAAAACAAGGTGCCGTTCTTCGGTATCTGTTTAGGTATGCAGTGCGCTTGCATTGAGTTCGCGCGAAACGTTATCGGTCTTGAAGGTGCAAACTCTGAAGAGTTTGATACAACGACTCCGCACAATATCATTTATTTGATGAAAGAGTGGTACGATTTCCGCACTAAAAAGACTGAAGTGCGCGACGAAGGCTCTGATAAGGGCGGCACAATGCGTTTGGGTTCTTATCCTTGTAAGCTCAAGAAAGATACCAAGGCGTATGAGGCATACAAGACCATCAACATAGATGAACGTCATCGCCATCGTTTTGAATTTAACAATGAATTCATCCAGCAGTGCGAAGAAAACGGTCTGGTTTTCTCTGGTACTGCTCCTGATGAATCTCTCATGGAGATTGTGGAAATTCCTGACCATCCGTGGTTCTTGGGTTGTCAGTTCCATCCAGAATTCAAATCCCGTCCTATGGATCCACACCCTTTATTCCGGGACTTCATTAAGGCATCGAAAGAAGATAAGGCCAATAGGGGTAATTAG
- a CDS encoding HAD hydrolase family protein — protein sequence MDDRARELAKNIKLLVLDVDGVLTNGGLYYDANGIAMKRFNVQDGLGIKLAQAVGLEIGVITGLNQKPVENRITELGIRHYYAGHHNKIPPFLEMCENVGVEPSEAAFMGDDWIDLGAMRTAGLAISVPNGVPEVKAVAELITSRSGGEGAVREAIGFIFEARGLMEEALKQWTD from the coding sequence ATGGATGATCGCGCCAGAGAGTTGGCGAAAAACATAAAACTTCTTGTGCTTGATGTCGACGGCGTCCTGACCAATGGTGGTCTGTACTATGACGCTAATGGTATCGCCATGAAACGGTTTAATGTGCAAGACGGTCTTGGTATTAAGTTAGCTCAGGCTGTTGGCCTTGAAATTGGCGTCATAACAGGTCTAAATCAGAAGCCAGTAGAAAATCGCATTACTGAACTTGGAATTCGGCATTATTATGCCGGGCATCATAATAAGATTCCACCTTTCCTTGAAATGTGTGAAAATGTAGGCGTTGAACCATCCGAAGCAGCATTCATGGGTGATGATTGGATTGATCTGGGAGCAATGCGTACAGCGGGGTTGGCAATTAGTGTCCCCAACGGGGTGCCTGAAGTAAAAGCTGTTGCGGAGTTAATTACCTCTCGTAGCGGCGGCGAAGGTGCGGTTCGTGAAGCTATTGGTTTCATCTTTGAAGCCCGAGGCTTAATGGAAGAAGCCCTTAAACAGTGGACGGATTAG
- a CDS encoding nucleoside deaminase has translation MDVAFQEACKAAQMGEAPIGAALFTESGDLIAKAHNKPIATKDPTAHAEILCLRYAGNRLGNYRLPRTILAVTLEPCLMCTGALLHARIGGVVFGALDPRAGAIVSNLEGSALPFTNHKLWYLSGVMESECSSLLKRFFLEKRKR, from the coding sequence ATGGACGTCGCATTTCAGGAAGCATGCAAGGCCGCACAGATGGGAGAAGCTCCCATCGGCGCGGCCTTGTTCACTGAATCCGGCGATCTCATTGCTAAGGCCCATAACAAGCCTATTGCAACGAAGGACCCTACGGCTCACGCAGAAATTCTATGTCTAAGATATGCAGGAAATAGGTTAGGCAACTATCGTCTTCCTCGAACGATCCTTGCTGTTACCCTTGAGCCTTGCCTGATGTGCACCGGTGCACTTCTGCACGCCCGTATTGGAGGTGTAGTTTTTGGAGCACTAGATCCTCGAGCAGGAGCCATAGTATCAAATCTTGAAGGCTCTGCCCTTCCATTTACAAATCATAAGCTTTGGTATTTAAGTGGTGTAATGGAGAGCGAATGTAGTTCACTTCTGAAGCGTTTTTTTCTTGAGAAAAGAAAGCGTTAA
- a CDS encoding ferredoxin — MAIVIDPDECIGCESCVEICPDVFEMDGDGEKAVVISADSDADCVDEAIETCPVEAISK; from the coding sequence ATGGCTATTGTTATTGATCCGGATGAATGCATTGGTTGTGAATCTTGCGTCGAAATATGCCCGGATGTTTTTGAAATGGATGGAGATGGTGAAAAGGCAGTTGTTATTAGTGCAGACTCTGATGCTGATTGTGTTGATGAAGCCATTGAGACCTGTCCAGTGGAAGCAATTTCCAAGTAA
- the lptC gene encoding LPS export ABC transporter periplasmic protein LptC, whose protein sequence is MKGRPALSFIIIFAVGIILGFIVKEILFSSPLVERSEDSIKTEKTREEILNEADIVAEDIELVQGKQGAMTWKLLAKSAKYNQEKKLIGVVRPQLTAYYGDDRQEVYVKADRGEVDQQDDNLTLYDNVTGRFGDMELIAQHLDYVGAIDKVYLKGGVIVRRPDMTLQAAAVEINLVTHELVAAGRVNALLAPEGLDKNPFKQ, encoded by the coding sequence ATGAAAGGGCGTCCAGCTCTCTCCTTCATAATAATTTTCGCAGTGGGTATAATTCTTGGCTTTATAGTCAAAGAGATTCTCTTTTCGTCGCCTCTCGTTGAGAGGAGTGAGGATTCTATCAAAACTGAGAAAACGCGTGAGGAGATTCTTAACGAGGCGGATATCGTAGCTGAAGACATTGAGCTCGTTCAAGGTAAGCAGGGCGCAATGACTTGGAAGTTGCTTGCAAAATCAGCAAAATATAATCAAGAAAAGAAGTTGATTGGTGTTGTACGGCCACAACTGACGGCATACTACGGCGATGATCGGCAAGAAGTTTATGTTAAGGCTGACCGAGGCGAAGTCGATCAGCAAGATGACAATCTAACATTGTATGACAATGTGACCGGACGATTTGGCGATATGGAATTAATCGCTCAGCATCTTGACTACGTAGGTGCAATCGATAAGGTCTATCTCAAAGGGGGCGTAATTGTGCGACGTCCTGACATGACCCTTCAAGCCGCTGCAGTCGAGATCAATTTGGTCACTCATGAACTGGTTGCAGCTGGAAGGGTTAATGCGTTGCTGGCCCCTGAAGGGTTGGATAAAAACCCGTTTAAACAGTAG
- a CDS encoding response regulator, with product MNTISYNCLNRLSKLDKPPSILVADDSSSARYVLNNYLTEAGFKVDMAKDGVEALDKALSRHHDAIITDIDMPHMDGFQLCTKLRQNENTAHIPIIVLSTLTTDAHIERGFAVGADAYLSKDGKMSDNIMRIIDLLDAHLFLTGSHILVVDDSPSIRNFIQQGLTQEGFVVSTADNGFEAFEMLYECRPELILTDVMMPKMDGCQLCKAIKKSEFSSIPVVFMSNENDRPLIRQLLRQGAASYLIKPFTVSQLTVIIEQVFNSLFREMLEERERLQIENKTTLSAISSLVQALEARDSSTAGHSSRVAAISIGIGLEMGFTQDQLNGLHVAGQLHDLGKIGVRDSVLLKEGKLEPDEYEHIKSHVKIVEEILKPIDLLSEILEVSVHHHERWDGGGYPSKLKGHEIPLEACIVAVADAFEAMTAKRPYREPMSKKRAVKILLEERGRQFCPQCVDAFLRWFKKTDGIIP from the coding sequence ATGAACACTATTTCATACAACTGTTTAAATAGGCTTTCCAAGCTTGACAAGCCGCCTAGCATATTAGTTGCGGATGATTCTTCTTCTGCCCGATATGTTTTGAATAATTATCTGACAGAAGCAGGCTTCAAAGTCGATATGGCAAAAGATGGCGTGGAAGCATTAGATAAGGCGCTATCTCGCCATCATGATGCGATAATAACTGATATTGATATGCCACATATGGATGGATTTCAGCTTTGTACAAAACTAAGACAAAATGAGAATACAGCTCATATTCCGATCATAGTTCTTTCTACATTAACAACAGATGCACATATTGAACGAGGATTTGCGGTTGGGGCAGATGCCTATCTGTCTAAAGATGGAAAAATGAGCGACAATATAATGCGCATCATTGATCTTCTAGATGCTCACCTTTTTCTTACAGGTAGCCACATTCTTGTTGTAGATGACTCGCCATCAATACGAAATTTCATTCAACAAGGGTTAACTCAGGAAGGTTTTGTCGTAAGTACAGCCGATAATGGCTTTGAGGCATTTGAAATGTTGTATGAATGTAGGCCAGAATTAATTTTAACCGATGTAATGATGCCAAAAATGGATGGCTGTCAGTTATGTAAGGCAATAAAGAAGTCAGAATTTTCCTCAATTCCAGTCGTATTTATGTCAAATGAAAACGACAGACCGCTCATTCGTCAACTACTACGACAAGGCGCAGCATCATATTTAATTAAACCATTCACTGTTAGCCAACTAACCGTAATTATCGAGCAAGTTTTCAATTCCCTTTTTCGCGAAATGCTTGAAGAGCGAGAGCGTTTACAAATCGAAAACAAAACAACTTTATCAGCAATTAGCAGTCTAGTTCAGGCCCTTGAAGCACGTGACAGCAGTACTGCAGGACACTCTTCTCGAGTCGCCGCGATATCAATAGGCATTGGATTAGAAATGGGGTTTACTCAAGATCAATTGAATGGGCTTCACGTCGCAGGGCAATTACACGATTTAGGGAAAATAGGAGTACGAGATAGTGTCTTACTAAAAGAAGGGAAGCTTGAGCCTGACGAATACGAACATATCAAAAGTCATGTCAAAATCGTTGAAGAAATCCTTAAGCCAATCGATCTCCTTAGTGAAATATTAGAGGTTTCTGTCCATCATCATGAACGCTGGGATGGAGGTGGATATCCTTCAAAACTTAAAGGTCATGAAATCCCTCTTGAGGCTTGTATTGTTGCTGTCGCTGATGCGTTCGAGGCTATGACAGCCAAACGGCCCTACCGTGAGCCTATGTCGAAAAAACGAGCTGTTAAGATCCTTTTGGAAGAACGAGGCCGTCAGTTTTGTCCTCAATGTGTGGATGCTTTTCTACGCTGGTTTAAAAAGACAGATGGTATAATTCCTTGA
- a CDS encoding NifB/NifX family molybdenum-iron cluster-binding protein — MKIALPTRNGQIDDHFGHCDHYTIMTLNDAKEIIKTEAMDSPEGCGCKSDIAPVLAQMGVKVMLAGNMGQGAVNILTQNGIEVIRGCSGPIDNVAAGWISGHIKDKLITCDHHDCDSHGHDHKHDLKPL; from the coding sequence ATGAAAATTGCTCTTCCCACTCGCAATGGACAAATTGATGACCATTTCGGCCATTGTGATCACTACACTATTATGACATTGAATGATGCCAAGGAGATAATTAAGACTGAAGCCATGGACTCACCTGAGGGATGTGGTTGTAAATCTGACATCGCACCAGTTTTGGCCCAGATGGGTGTAAAAGTAATGCTCGCAGGCAACATGGGACAAGGCGCAGTAAACATTCTTACTCAAAATGGCATTGAAGTTATTCGCGGTTGTTCCGGCCCAATTGATAACGTTGCAGCTGGGTGGATTTCTGGACACATAAAGGACAAACTCATAACCTGTGATCACCATGATTGTGACAGTCATGGGCACGATCATAAACATGATTTGAAACCACTATAA
- a CDS encoding HlyD family type I secretion periplasmic adaptor subunit, whose protein sequence is MNNHEKSTDVDKTTKFFFYLCVTFCVSFFVWASIAPLDIVSDAIGEVVPSSKVKRIQHLEGGIVHEIKIREGDLVEIGQALIELEATASDSTVEELNVRVSSLKTQIARLNAESRWFNVNADDTSKPVKKGNDRSSFSASLFTIEPDFSQSLREESPGLVEQASELYKARRERFINDINSQKEKIKQREQDIQEITVRIRNQKQNLKYVQEQIKISEDLLKDKLTSRYKHLGFLKEESNLISKIEEDNAALTRSESTLSAAKEKLDQISNTFHEEVQEELRKSQRELLEFSQRLRKTADSLKRTVIRSPAHGIVKSIYVMGEGEVVQPGMTVLDIVPGGDKLVIEAHLALGDIGYVQVGQPATVKLATGDARMFGNLDGIVTRISPDAITTQEGDTYYRVMVETESDRFEKDGKKYQLYPGMRLLVGIKTGERTVMEYLLYPYFDTLYHGLQER, encoded by the coding sequence ATGAACAATCATGAGAAGTCTACCGATGTGGATAAGACCACCAAGTTCTTTTTTTATCTCTGTGTAACCTTTTGTGTTAGTTTTTTTGTGTGGGCTTCAATTGCCCCTTTAGATATTGTTAGTGATGCTATCGGTGAAGTTGTTCCTAGCTCAAAAGTAAAACGAATTCAGCACCTTGAAGGTGGCATTGTCCACGAAATTAAGATTCGTGAAGGGGATTTGGTTGAAATTGGACAGGCGTTGATTGAACTTGAAGCAACAGCTAGCGATTCAACTGTTGAAGAACTTAATGTACGTGTGTCATCTCTGAAAACGCAGATTGCCAGACTGAATGCTGAATCCAGATGGTTTAATGTAAATGCTGATGATACATCCAAACCAGTCAAGAAAGGGAATGATAGATCGAGTTTTTCAGCTTCATTGTTTACGATTGAGCCAGATTTTTCCCAGTCATTGCGCGAAGAATCACCCGGCTTAGTTGAACAGGCTAGTGAATTGTATAAGGCTCGCCGAGAGCGCTTTATAAATGATATCAACTCACAAAAAGAAAAGATAAAACAACGCGAGCAAGATATTCAAGAAATTACGGTAAGAATCCGTAACCAGAAGCAAAATTTGAAATATGTACAAGAGCAAATTAAGATTAGTGAGGATTTACTAAAAGACAAGTTGACCTCGCGGTACAAACACTTAGGATTTCTCAAAGAAGAGTCTAATCTTATTAGTAAAATTGAAGAAGATAATGCTGCTTTGACTCGCTCTGAGTCAACGTTATCAGCTGCTAAAGAAAAGCTGGACCAAATATCCAATACATTTCACGAAGAAGTTCAAGAGGAATTGCGTAAGTCTCAAAGAGAGCTTCTAGAGTTTTCTCAACGCTTACGAAAAACCGCAGATAGTTTAAAAAGGACCGTTATCCGTTCACCAGCACATGGAATAGTCAAATCAATTTATGTAATGGGAGAGGGTGAGGTTGTTCAGCCAGGAATGACAGTGCTTGATATTGTGCCTGGAGGAGATAAGCTCGTTATTGAGGCTCATTTGGCCTTGGGAGATATTGGCTATGTGCAGGTTGGCCAACCAGCTACAGTTAAGCTTGCTACTGGTGACGCTCGCATGTTTGGAAACTTGGATGGCATAGTAACGCGAATTAGCCCTGATGCTATTACAACGCAGGAAGGGGATACTTATTATCGTGTGATGGTTGAAACAGAAAGCGATCGTTTCGAAAAGGATGGTAAAAAATACCAACTGTATCCTGGTATGCGGTTACTAGTTGGTATTAAGACCGGAGAGCGAACGGTAATGGAGTATCTTCTTTATCCATATTTCGACACGCTTTATCATGGCCTTCAAGAAAGATGA